The region GTTAAAGCAACTTTATGCAAGGGCTGGAAAAAGTTTGCGAATatcaaataattacaaaaaaaaaaaaaaaattacataagttGTGCACGTAATGTTGTTAATAAGCATCCTGATTTCtacataagtttaataaaaacctCAAATTTGAGTTTCTGTTATATTTCAGTTTTCtacaatatacaaaaacaagacttttttgtaaattctttttaaaattatcttataaGGGTTATATAGGTCCATTAATTGGTggtaaaaacaaatcttttcgTAAATGAGAGGATATTGATccgatttgttttttattatctttttcaaatgAGTGTTCGCTCAGTTCTTCGTTCACGCGTGTTAAAAGTCGAACAACGTCCATTTTAtgggtgttttttttaaaagcattaacaaCATCTTGAATAAAATACGAACCTTCCTTTAAATTTCGCCATGAATTATAACCTAGAACTGTTGAATAGGCGTACAAAAAATCGATTTCATCAGGTACCTCCAGTATGTTCGCtttgtttgtctttttttgtctttttttgaaTCCTCGTCTGTTAACCTTTTTTAATGATTCCATATTTTCTCCTCCTCGACAagcttgaattaaaaaaaattttggtttattaGCTAACGCTTCagtgcaaaaaatatttgttagttTCCTTATACTTAAAGCTTCGTCTATGGAATAGAGTTCCCCCTCCTTTCCATGTGTTAGTACTGCCACCACACAACAACTCATTGATGAATAATTTTCATTTGCTGCCTTCTCCAGTCCTTCTAATACATCAGTTAATTTGGGATTATCAAATCTATCtattttaaaacctaattttaGGAAAAGATCACATAAATTATCTGCATCAACATCTGTACCATCTCTAGGGTATTTATACATTTCAGaagatttcataaaattttttacatttattattgttaaagttCCTCTTGGAAAAGTGTTGgtattataaaagttatcagAGTTAAACTTGAAATCAACCTTCGATAAATCGATTCTTGGCTCATTGGGAAAATATTGTGTGTgcgaaaatattattttatcatcgtaattctttttaaaatcgtaCGTTTTATGTCTACTTAAGACTTCCGATATTTCTTGGGTATTTGAAACACGTTCTTTACTTTGAGTCGATGTCGTTTTAAGCTTGTTTGGATTTGCATCAATAACATCTAAAGACTCAGTGTCATTCAAAGTGTCATTGCAtctctttttaatgttattcagATTACCCATTTTGTTTCCTTCTGTTATTCGATGTAATGTATCAAGTCTTAGAACCTATAAAGAGTGAAAGAGTTAATTAAGTGTAAGAgatttatgtaattatttactaaagaaataatattaatttaattagcACAGTTAATATagttatagttaattttattcattcaCCTCCAAATAATGTTTgcgagtttttttattttaagtgcaATACAATTATTGGAATGCATTTAAAGTACGAAGTTAAATAGTTAGTtaagttatattaataaataacattttttaagctGCATTATTGCAGcttaacaataattattaatacaataaaaattattataaattttcgtaattaaatttattgttcatttattatttttagtattttattcaGTCATTCTTAACAGCAAGATGAATAGAAGTTAGCAATTCTGTGTtgcttctttattatttataaatctaaaaacttaacttaaataACAATGCAATGCATtattcaaatcaaatttttaggtttataaataaaaaatacagaatCGTTAACTTTTCGTCAGGGGTGGATCCAACAGTTTAtgctgtttgaaaaaatttcacaacATGGAGTAAACtcttaacatt is a window of Hydra vulgaris chromosome 15, alternate assembly HydraT2T_AEP DNA encoding:
- the LOC136091277 gene encoding caspase-3-like isoform X2, whose translation is MGNLNNIKKRCNDTLNDTESLDVIDANPNKLKTTSTQSKERVSNTQEISEVLSRHKTYDFKKNYDDKIIFSHTQYFPNEPRIDLSKVDFKFNSDNFYNTNTFPRGTLTIINVKNFMKSSEMYKYPRDGTDVDADNLCDLFLKLGFKIDRFDNPKLTDVLEGLEKAANENYSSMSCCVVAVLTHGKEGELYSIDEALSIRKLTNIFCTEALANKPKFFLIQACRGGENMESLKKVNRRGFKKRQKKTNKANILEVPDEIDFLYAYSTVLGYNSWRNLKEGSYFIQDVVNAFKKNTHKMDVVRLLTRVNEELSEHSFEKDNKKQIGSISSHLRKDLFLPPINGPI
- the LOC136091277 gene encoding caspase-3-like isoform X1, whose amino-acid sequence is MNIVILVLRLDTLHRITEGNKMGNLNNIKKRCNDTLNDTESLDVIDANPNKLKTTSTQSKERVSNTQEISEVLSRHKTYDFKKNYDDKIIFSHTQYFPNEPRIDLSKVDFKFNSDNFYNTNTFPRGTLTIINVKNFMKSSEMYKYPRDGTDVDADNLCDLFLKLGFKIDRFDNPKLTDVLEGLEKAANENYSSMSCCVVAVLTHGKEGELYSIDEALSIRKLTNIFCTEALANKPKFFLIQACRGGENMESLKKVNRRGFKKRQKKTNKANILEVPDEIDFLYAYSTVLGYNSWRNLKEGSYFIQDVVNAFKKNTHKMDVVRLLTRVNEELSEHSFEKDNKKQIGSISSHLRKDLFLPPINGPI